A genomic stretch from Sceloporus undulatus isolate JIND9_A2432 ecotype Alabama chromosome 5, SceUnd_v1.1, whole genome shotgun sequence includes:
- the WBP1 gene encoding WW domain-binding protein 1: protein MERETPRRAPGGREAQAGWAAAALLGRERQAREYCPGVNNQPYVCETGHCCGETGCCIYYYELWWFWLLWTVLFLFGCCCAYRHRRAKLRLQQQQRQREINLIAYHGACNYPPSMMDLRMLASFKLPAYEEVAHRPTTPPPPYSAILGGSASRRGSSTLTLTGSSENYTSCSCESSCLTSPSSTSLSATEASTPSEVGEAEMDGAGGCSSSTVGSWELTSQVDTGPTAPLPRHTLFSSNVELFEGDPQQGSDSEEGLEPMEEGEHSRHRRLTGDSGIEMGRGQEEEEEEEEAARLLEKGGTCSPSNAEARSLCGGVAEGGPEELAPFSSSPTLPV from the exons GCGCGGGAGTACTGCCCCGGGGTGAACAACCAGCCCTACGTGTGCGAGACGGGCCACTGCTGCGGGGAGACGGGCTGCTGCATCTACTACTATGAGCTCTGGT gGTTCTGGCTTCTCTGGACGGTGCTGTTCCTCTTTGGCTGCTGCTGTGCCTATCGGCACCGCCGGGCCAAACTGcgcttgcagcagcagcagcgccagcGGGAGATCAACCTCATCGCCTACCACGGTGCCTGCAACTACCCCCCGTCCATGATGGACCTCA GGATGCTGGCTTCCTTCAAGCTCCCTGCCTACGAGGAGGTGGCCCACCGCCCGACCACCCCGCCGCCCCCCTACAGTGCCATCCTTGGGGGCTCTGCCAGCCGCCGGGGCTCCAGCACCTTGACTCTGACAGGCAGCTCTGAGAACTACACCAGCTGTTCGTGTGAGTCCAGCTGcctgacctctcccagcagcacCTCCCTCTCGGCCACAGAAGCCAGCACGCCCAGCGAGGTGGGAGAAGCAGAGATGGACGGGGCAGGGGGCTGCAGTAGCAGCACAGTGGGCAGCTGGGAGCTGACCAGCCAGGTGGACACTGGCCCCACGGCCCCGCTCCCCAGGCACACACTCTTCTCCTCCAACGTGGAGCTCTTTGAAGGGGATCCACAGCAGGGCTCCGACAGTGAGGAAGGGCTGGAGCCCATGGAGGAGGGAGAGCATTCCAGGCACCGCCGCCTCACGGGGGACTCTGGGATTGAGATGGGACGtggccaggaggaagaggaggaggaagaagaggctgcccgcctgcttgaaaagggggggaCATGCTCTCCCTCCAACGCCGAGGCCCGGAGCCTGTGTGGGGGAGTGGCCGAAGGGGGCCCAGAGGAActggcccccttctcctcctcacctACGCTGCCTGTGTGA